From Leptospira venezuelensis, a single genomic window includes:
- the lysS gene encoding lysine--tRNA ligase: MSHDLKETNELIQQRIEKIKNLKEKGVDPYPIRFFPDSDSASLIEMYSKTPTGPEKKFLLGGRLHSKRVMGKASFAHLKDKSGVIQLYATRDDLGEENYTLFKSLDLGDLIGIEGYLFQTQKGETTLHLTSVTLLAKCVRPLPVVKEKDGVIYDAFADVEQRYRMRYVDLVVNDHVRDTFITRSRIVSEIRNFLTSEGFLEVETPMMQPIAGGAAARPFVTHHNTLDMQLFLRIAPELYLKRLIVGGLDRVFELNRNFRNEGISTKHNPEFTMMEAYMAYGDMGKMLELTEKLITTVAEKICGTLKIKYGNDLVDLSSPWRRVKYVDIIKEYSGIDFSQVKTLEEAKEKASSVKVDASKCTSIWKVADEVFSEKAEPNLIQPVFVTDYPKELSPLAKSNPENPGYVERFEPYIVGREIGNAFSELNDPFDQKERFEDQVKQREAGDDEAFMMDEDYIRALEYGMPPTGGLGIGIDRLVMLLTNSQSIRDTILFPLMRPE; encoded by the coding sequence ATGTCCCACGACTTAAAAGAAACAAACGAACTCATCCAACAAAGAATCGAGAAGATCAAAAATCTAAAGGAGAAGGGAGTAGATCCTTACCCGATCCGATTCTTCCCAGATTCAGATTCAGCATCTTTGATAGAGATGTATTCTAAAACTCCGACAGGCCCTGAGAAAAAGTTTTTATTAGGCGGACGTTTGCATTCCAAACGTGTGATGGGAAAGGCAAGTTTTGCTCATTTAAAAGATAAGTCAGGAGTCATCCAACTTTATGCAACCAGAGATGATCTGGGAGAAGAGAATTATACTCTTTTCAAAAGTTTAGACTTAGGAGATCTTATCGGGATAGAAGGTTATCTTTTCCAAACGCAAAAGGGAGAGACTACCCTTCATTTAACTTCGGTTACATTGCTTGCAAAATGTGTTCGTCCACTTCCGGTTGTAAAAGAGAAAGACGGAGTGATATACGACGCATTTGCTGATGTGGAACAAAGATATAGAATGCGTTATGTGGACTTGGTAGTAAACGACCATGTCAGAGATACTTTTATCACACGCAGTAGAATTGTATCTGAGATCCGTAATTTCCTAACTTCCGAAGGATTTTTGGAAGTGGAAACTCCTATGATGCAACCAATTGCGGGGGGCGCGGCAGCAAGGCCTTTCGTCACTCACCATAATACATTGGATATGCAATTATTCTTAAGGATAGCTCCTGAATTATATCTGAAACGTTTGATCGTTGGTGGATTAGATAGGGTTTTCGAATTAAACCGTAACTTTCGGAACGAAGGTATTTCTACCAAGCACAATCCTGAGTTCACTATGATGGAAGCGTATATGGCTTACGGCGATATGGGCAAAATGTTAGAACTAACTGAAAAACTAATCACTACTGTTGCCGAAAAGATCTGCGGAACTCTTAAGATCAAATACGGAAATGATCTAGTAGACCTTAGCTCTCCTTGGAGAAGAGTCAAATACGTTGATATTATTAAAGAATATTCAGGAATCGATTTCTCTCAGGTAAAAACTCTGGAAGAAGCTAAAGAAAAAGCAAGTTCCGTAAAAGTAGATGCAAGTAAATGTACTTCTATTTGGAAAGTGGCGGACGAGGTTTTCTCCGAAAAAGCGGAACCAAATCTGATCCAACCAGTGTTCGTGACAGATTATCCTAAAGAACTTTCTCCATTAGCGAAATCGAACCCTGAAAATCCAGGGTATGTGGAAAGATTTGAACCTTATATCGTAGGTAGAGAGATCGGAAACGCATTTTCAGAGTTGAACGATCCATTCGATCAAAAAGAAAGATTCGAGGATCAAGTAAAACAAAGAGAAGCTGGAGACGATGAGGCATTCATGATGGACGAGGATTATATCCGAGCACTCGAATATGGAATGCCTCCTACTGGAGGTCTTGGGATCGGGATAGATCGTTTAGTGATGTTACTCACAAATTCTCAATCTATCCGCGATACCATCTTATTCCCTCTGATGAGACCGGAATAA